Proteins found in one Planococcus citri chromosome 2, ihPlaCitr1.1, whole genome shotgun sequence genomic segment:
- the LOC135833903 gene encoding maltase 2-like, with product MWTYHPKRKQFYLHQFAEKQPDLNYRSKELVEEMMNLIRFWLDKGVDGLRTSATIYLLEDNRFLDEPITSDQTINGKPAYKAFDHIYTQCLPETYEMLRRFREVVDSYKQKDGQTRILMVGIGTLPTMENMMKFYGNKSHPIAHIPLNYVLLNAHALNDASSAEDYQNSINTWMENMPQGEHPNWMFGNHDTSRIPNRFDSSSVDSINVLLLLLPGTPIACEGEEIGMEDTKIRWEQTTDVCALGLGPLLYETVNRDPERTPFQWNSSHHAGFSAIDGTTWLPVNPNYYRINVQAQKYDLRSHYNIYRNLIKLRSREAFRRGDFKMYNVSERIFAFKRGLPNDVYVIIMNVNNEEESVDIENIISEEINGNFEIVLVSENSEYEVGDKLNASCKLFRMRPKSAIVLQSI from the exons GCAATTTTATTTGCATCAGTTTGCTGAAAAACAGCCAGATTTAAACTATCGTTCCAAAGAATTGGTCGAAGAAATGATG AATTTAATCCGTTTTTGGTTAGACAAAGGGGTAGATGGACTTAGAACGAGTGCAACAATTTATCTGCTGGAGGATAACAGATTTTTAGATGAGCCAATCACTTCAGATCAAACGATCAATGGGAAACCTGCTTACAAAGCTTTTGATCACATATATACGCAATGTCTCCCAGAAACATATGAAATGTTACGCCGATTTCGAGAAGTGGTAGATTCTTACAAGCAAAAAGATGGACAAACGAG AATTCTTATGGTAGGAATTGGTACATTGCCCACGATGGAaaacatgatgaaattttatggaaacaAATCTCACCCAATAGCTCATATTCCACTCAACTACGTTCTTTTGAATGCTCATGCTCTAAATGACGCCTCAAGTGCTGAAGATTATCAAAATTCCATTAATACATGGATGGAAAACATGCCCCAGGGAGAACACCCCAACTGGatg TTTGGAAATCACGACACATCGAGAATTCCGAACAGATTTGATTCAAGTAGTGTAGATTCTATTAACGTGCTCTTGTTATTATTACCTGGAACACCTATCGCTTGTGAAGGAGAAGAAATTGGAATGGAAGATACAAAAATCAGATGGGAGCAAACTACTGATGTGTGTGCACTAGGTCTGGGTCCACTTCTGTATGAGACTGTGAATAGAGATCCGGAAAGAACTCCATTTCAATGGAATTCTTCACATCATGCAG GGTTTTCCGCGATAGATGGGACAACTTGGTTGCCAGTGAATCCAAATTATTACAGAATTAATGTTCAAGCTCAAAAGTATGACCTTAGAAGTCATTACAATATTTACAGAAACTTGATTAAATTACGATCGAGGGAAGCTTTTCGCCGAGGTGATTTCAAAATGTACAATGTTTCAGAGCGAATTTTTGCATTCAAGCG AGGTCTGCCGAACGATGTTTATGTGATCATTATGAATGTTAATAATGAAGAGGAGTCAGTTGATATCGAGAATATTATTTCAGAAGAAATaaatgggaatttcgagattgtCTTGGTTagtgaaaattctgaatacGAAGTGGG GGATAAGTTGAATGCGTCATGCAAATTATTTAGAATGCGACCAAAATCGGCCATCGTACTGCAATCGATTTGA
- the LOC135833899 gene encoding maltase 2-like: MECRRVIVAFWVLFSPLVIAFGVTEESPLEWWQTGVIYQIFPRSFKDSNGDGIGDLKGIEEKAEYLKDLGISAVWLSPIFESPMVDFGYDVKDYYKIASVFGTLDDFKSLKQKLDALGMKLLLDFVPNHTSDQSDWFQKSIKRIDPYTDFYIWKDPAGWNGSVPIPPNNWVSLFHGPAWKYNDNRKQFYLHQFAEQQPDLNFRCDDLIEEMERIFIFWLDQGADGFRMDSVAYMLEHPEFPSEPINENFSSNVQAHDSLIHTFSKDWPENYVLTKYFQDIVERYSEKDGKQRVIIHEAYTTFADTMKFYGETQGRHMPFNFLLITDIDDHSSAKEFSDVILKWLNGMPKNGWPNWVIGNHDNSRVANRFCQELVDGMNMINLLLPGTAITYNGEEIGMSDGKVRWDQTLDPQALNAGLKHFRQYTRDPERTPFQWDSSPNAGFTTNSKPWLPVNPNYWRLNLMDQQKSIRSHYSVFKQLVKLRSHPTFQRGDFKIFIISEWLLAFTRELQDSSSYAVLINLGSEQEQVILQNHIKHLPSSLSVHIASVNSEYETGDMLPTTHTGFNMRPKSALVLTTDTVEKAHQKSGGASWLGSVATTYTEYAFLMIHKLIAFTVV; this comes from the exons ATGGAATGCAGACGGGTAATCGTTGCATTTTGGGTGTTATTTTCACCATTAGTAATCGCTTTTGGTGTGACTGAAGAATCTCCATTGGAATGGTGGCAAACTGGTGTTATATATCAGATATTTCCAAGATCTTTCAAAGATAGCAATGGTGATGGCATAGGTGACTTGAAAG gaattgaAGAAAAAGCCGAATACTTGAAAGATTTGGGTATCTCTGCGGTTTGGTTATCTCCTATTTTCGAATCTCCTATGGTAGACTTTGGCTATGATGTTAAAGATTACTACAAAATTGCGTCGGTTTTTGGAACACTCGATGATTTTAAATCACTCAAGCAGAAATTGGACGCATTAG GTATGAAATTGTTATTGGATTTTGTCCCAAATCATACCAGTGATCAATCAGattggtttcaaaaatccatcaaaaggATAGATCCCTATACAGACTTCTACATATGGAAAGATCCTGCCGGTTGGAATGGTTCAGTACCTATTCCACCGAACAACTGg GTTAGCTTATTTCATGGGCCAGCTTGGAAATATAACGATAATCGAAAGCAATTTTATTTGCATCAATTCGCTGAACAGCAGCCAGATTTAAATTTTCGGTGCGATGATTTAATAGAAGAAATGGAG CGTATATTCATTTTCTGGCTGGATCAAGGTGCTGATGGTTTCAGAATGGATTCTGTTGCGTATATGCTCGAGCATCCAGAATTTCCCAGTGAACCAATCAACGAGAATTTTTCCTCAAACGTCCAAGCTCATGATTCTTTAATTCACACTTTCTCTAAAGATTGGCCCGAGAACTACGTGTTGaccaaatattttcaagatattGTGGAACGATATTCCGAAAAAGATGGCAAACAGCG agttatTATCCATGAAGCGTACACGACGTTTGCTGATACGATGAAATTTTACGGTGAAACTCAAGGAAGACATATGCCATTTAATTTCCTGCTAATCACAGATATCGATGATCATTCCAGTGCGAAAGAATTTTCTGACGTTATTCTCAAATGGCTCAATGGCATGCCGAAAAATGGCTGGCCAAATTGGGTG ATAGGAAACCACGATAACAGCAGAGTAGCTAACAGATTTTGTCAAGAATTGGTCGACGGAATGAATATGATTAATTTACTCCTACCTGGAACTGCGATCACATACAATGGAGAAGAAATTGGTATGTCGGATGGCAAAGTTAGATGGGATCAAACTCTAGATCCGCAAGCTTTGAATGCTGGTCTCAAACATTTTCGCCAATACACTCGCGATCCTGAACGGACCCCTTTCCAGTGGGATTCGTCTCCAAATGCGG GTTTCACTACAAATTCGAAACCGTGGTTACCAGTGAATCCGAATTATTGGAGACTGAATTTAATGGACCAACAGAAATCTATCAGGAGTCATTATAGCGTCTTTAAGCAGTTGGTTAAATTACGATCTCATCCTACTTTTCAACGTGgcgattttaaaatatttatcattTCGGAATGGCTTTTGGCATTCACCAg AGAATTGCAAGATTCTAGCTCGTACGCAGTTCTAATCAATTTAGGTTCAGAACAAGAGCAGGTTATCCTTCAAAATCACATCAAACACTTACCCAGCTCATTATCAGTACACATTGCGAGCGTTAATTCAGAATATGAAACTGG CGATATGTTGCCGACAACGCATACCGGATTCAATATGAGACCGAAATCTGCCTTGGTTTTGACGACAGATACCGTTGAAAAAGCTCACCAAAAAAGTGGAGGAGCATCGTGGTTAGGCTCGGTGGCCACAACATATACAGAGTATGCATTTCTCATGATACATAAATTAATCGCATTCACAGTCGTATAA